The genomic segment TCGGCTCAATCGCGCTGTGGCCGTGCTGGAGGCCGACGGCCCGGCCGCCGCGCTCGCCCTGCTCGACGGGCTCGAGCAGCACTTGCCGCGCAACCACCACCTGCCGGCCGCCCGCGGTGAGTGCCTGTTGCGGCTGGGCGATCGGGAGGGGGCCCGGCGCGAGTTCGCGAGGGGGGCCGAACTGGCGCCGACGGACACGGAACGTGACTTTCTGATCAAGAGGGCCGGCTGACCCGGTACCGGTTTCGGGGCAGCAACTTCCACGCGAAAGGGCAACGTCGGTTCCGGAACCGCGGCGCTATGTCCGAAGCCTGTGCGATTGCCGCACCAGCCGGGCAGCCCGGCTCTTGACATGCGCATGGGTCTATTGCTTCCTGTGATCCAGTTTGTTGCTTCCCCATTACGGAAGGACCTTCGCGCATGACGAAAACTGCCGGTCGCCGGCACCTGCGACGGATTCTCGCCGTCGGGCTCACCGCGGTCACCGTGAGTGCGCTCACCGGCGCCCCCGCCGCCGCAGCCCCCGCCGCGGCCGCCGCAGCCGCACCGAATTTCGGCACCAATGTCACCATCTTCGACCCGAGCATGCCCGTCGCCGAGATTCAGGCGAAGCTCGACGCGGCGCACGCGCAGCAGGTCGACGCGGAGATGGGCACCAACCGCTACGCCTTCCTGTTCAAGCCGGGCACCTATGGCACCGACGCCCAGCCGCTGCAGATCAAGGTGGGCTACTACACCGAGGTCTCCGGCCTCGGCGCGTCCCCGAACGACGTGGTGATCAACGGCAAGGTGGAGGTCTACAACCGCTGCCTGACCGAGAACGGCACCGCGAACTGCCTCGCGCTGGTCAACTTCTGGCGCACGCTGTCGAACCTGTCCATCAAGGTCAACGGAACGGGTCAGGACGGGTGCCGCGCCGGCGCCAACTTCTGGGCCGTCTCGCAGGCCGTGTCGCTGCGCCGGCTCAACGTCGACGGCGGCTTCACGCTGATGGACTACTGCACCGCCGGCCCGCAGTACGCCAGTGGTGGTTTCATCGCCGACTCGCAGTTCGGCAATGTCACCAACGGTTCGCAGCAGCAGTGGCTCACCCGTAACAGCAAGGTCGGCAACTGGTCGAACGCGGTGTGGAACCAGGTCTTCGCCGGTGTCGAGGGCGCGCCCTCCGACGCCACGTTCCCGGACCCGCCGTACACGACCTTGGAGAAGACCCCGCTCAGCCGGGAGAAGCCGTTCCTGTTCGTCGACGCCAAGGGCAAGTACAACGTCCGCGTGCCGAGCGCGCACCGCAACACCAGCGGTGTGAGCTGGGACGAGGACCTGACCAGCGGCCGGACGATCCCGCTGAGCGACTTCTTCGTCGCGAAGCCGTCCGACCCCGAGTGGCTGATCAACGCGCAGCTCCTGCTCGGCAAGAACCTGCTGTTCACGCCGGGTGTCTACAACATCGATCAGACCATCCACGTGCTGCGGCCCAACCAGGTCGTGCTCGGTATCGGCCACGCCACGCTGACCGCGGTCAACGGGGTCACGCCGATCAAGGTGGCCGACGTCCCCGGTGTGATCATCGCGGGGGTCACGATCGACGCCGGTACGAAGGAGTCGAAGAACCTGCTGCAGGTCGGCAACAAGAACGGGCTGAAGATCAGCTCCCCTTCGAACCCGACCACGCTGTCGGACGTCTACTTCCGGGTGGGCGGCCCGCACATCGGCAAGGTGGACACGGCACTGGAGATCAACAGCGACAACGTGCTGATCGACCACACCTGGGTGTGGCGCGGTGACCACGGTGTCGAGGGCTTCACCGAGGGCGTGAACGGTGACACCCAGCGGTGGCGCACCAACACCGGTCGCTACGGCGCCGTGATCAACGGCGACAACGTGACCGCGACGGGCCTGTTCGTCGAGCACTTCCAGAAGTACAACACCGTCTGGAACGGCGAGAAGGGCACGACGGTGCTCTACCAGAACGAACTGCCGTACGACCCGCCGACGCAGGCTGACTGGATGAACGGCAAGGTCAAGGGGTACGCGGGTTACAAGGTCGGAGACAAGGTCAAGAACCATTCCCTGTACGGGGCCGGTGTCTACGTCTTCAACCAGAACAACCCGTCGATCGTGACCGAGAACGGCTTCGAGGTCCCGAACCGCCCCGGCGTCAAACTGCACCACATCATGACCGTCAACCTCAGCGCCGGCGTGATCAACCACGTCGTCAACGGGGTGGGTGAGGCCGCCGACATGACCAAGGTGGGCTCCCCGGTCTTCGTCACCGACTACCCGGCTTCCTAGGGCACGTCGCACGGCAACGGGCCGGGGTCCTCGCGGATCCCGGCCCGTTCGCTTGTCGTACAGGGGAAGGATGCCTCCTGGCGGGGATAGGCACCCGTCCCGTTCGCCATTGTGCTCCTCCGCAGGCCGGGCGCCATTGTCCGAACAGCTACGGCTAGGACGGCTTTACGACAGCGCCGACCCGATCCGGCGCATCCCGCTCATCACCGCGGCCAGGTCGGGCGGGTCGAACTCCGCCAGCACCGCCCACGGTTGCTGCCCGGCGTACCCGACATCGGCGCGGATGCCGTCGTCGGTGCCGGTCTTGTTGCGCACCGAACTGGTGTGCGCGAGCGGGTCGGCGTCGAAGCCGGAGGCCACCATCGACAGGTCGGCGCTGGTCGCCATCCACGCGTCCATCCGCGCCGAGACCCCGGGGGTGAGCAGCGTGCCCCGGGCGAGGTGCCCCATCAGCCCGGCCAGCTCGCCGGCACACCCGGTGGAGAGCGTCGGCGGGTCGGCCGGGTCCCGCTTGTTCCGTACGCGGTCCAGCAGTCGCGTCTCGCGCAGGCCGAGCCGGTCGGCGAGCGCCGCGACCGCGTCCAGCCCGATCCGGGCGAGCAGCACGTTCGTCGCGTAGTTGTCGCTCACCGCCGCGATCAGCACCGCCAGGTCGGCCACCGGCAGCGCGCCGACCGTCAGGTGCTGCCACAATCCGGAGTCGGCGACGGCGACGGCCGGGTCCTTGGCCAGCGGTTCACCCGGATCCAGCTCGCCGCCGTCGATCAGCCGGGCGGTCTCGATCAGCAGGAGCAGCTTGCCGATGCTGGCCGTCCGCAGCCGCCGCGCGGGCTCGTGCTCGCCCAGCTGAGGAATCGAGATCGACCACCGTACGCCCGGGGTCGCCGTCACCACCTGATCGATCACGTTCATGCTCGTCACGCTAGGGCGTAACAGCGTCCGGGCGGCCGGACAGGTAGGAGTGTGAGCACACTGCAACCCGATCGGGAGGCGCGCTTCCGGGCGCTCTACGCCGACGCGTACGCCGACGTCCTGGCCTTCGCCCAGCGCCGCGGCGATCCGAGCCAGGCCGAGGACGTGACCGCCGAGACCTTTCTCGTGGTGTGGCGGCGCTTCGCCGACGTGCCGCGCCGCCCCGGCGACGCCCGCGCCTGGATCTTCGGGATCGCCCGGCACTGCCTGCTCAACGCGCGGCGCGGGCAGGGCCGCCAGGACGCGCTGGCGGTCCGGATCGCCGCCGCGCCGGCCGAGGTGGGCCGGGAGCCGTCCGCCGGCCTGGTCGACCTGGCCGCCGCGTGGCGCAGGCTGAGCCCCGCGGAGCAGGAGACCCTGGCGCTGACCGTCTTCGAGGATCTGACCTCGGCCCAGGCCGCCCGGGTGCTCGGGGTCAGCGCCGCGAGTTACCGGATCCGGCTGATGCGTGCCCGCCGGGCCCTGCGCGGCCACCTCGCCCCCAGCACCTTTCCCGCCGAGCTGATGGAGGCCCAGTCGTGAAGTCGCTGCGTGCCCTGGACGTCGCCACCCCGCCCACCGCCGAGCAGTACGAGCGGGCCGCCGCCGGCCTGGACCGGATCGTGGCCACCCCGCCCGACCCGCCGCGCCGGACGCCGTTGCGGACCTGGATGCTGGTTCCCGCGCTGACCGCCGCGGTCGCGGTGCTGCTCCTCGTCGTCCCCTGGGGCAGCAGCGGTCGTGCGTACGCCACCTGGACGCCCGTTCCCGTGCCGCTGAGCTCGGGCGAGGCGGCCCTGGTGGGCGCCGCGTGCAAGGACCAGATGCGCATCTACAAGAGTTTCGACCTCGACCGGGCCGAGCTCGTGCTGGCCGAACGCCGCGGTGAGTTCGTGGCGATGGTCTACCGCTACGACAATCCCGGTTCGGAGGCTTTCTGCCTGGCGCACAACCTGCCCGGCACCGACGACGTCGACGACGTGAAGACCGGCGCGTCCGGCAGTTCCGCGCCGTTCGCGAAGGCTCCCGCGGGCCGCTTCCTGGAGGGGGCCCTCGCGGTGCTTCCCGAGGGCGTCTCGATCACCGAGGGCGCGGCGGGCGAGGGGGTGGCCGGCCTGACCGTCCACACCGAGGGCTTGACCGTGCAGGCCACTGTGCACGACGGCCGCTGGGTCGCCTGGTGGCCCGCCAAGGCGCTGGTCAAGGACGGCGACGGCAAGTGGCGCGACGTGCCCCGCACCTACGACGTGCTGCTCGACGACGGCCGTACGGTCAAGAACGCGCAACCAGCCTCTTGACCAGAAACCCGAGTTTCAAGCGGCCAGGGAGTGGGCGACGCGGCGCAGGAAGTCGTGGTTGGAGGCCGTGCCACGGAGCTGGTCGAGCAGCTGGCGCATCGCGTCGGGGGTGCCCAGCACGCGCCGCACCTGGGTGACGATGGCGAGTTCGGCCGGGGAGAGCAGGGTCTCGTCGTGGCGGGTGCCGGTGGACGACAGGTCGATGGCCGGGAAGATGCGGCCCTCGGCCAGGCCCCGGTCCAGCTTGAGCTCGGCGTTGCCGGTGCTCTTGAACTCCTCGAAGATCAGGTTGTCCATGGCCGAGCCGTTCTCGACGAGTGCGGTCGCGATGATGGTGAGCGAGCCGCCGCCGTCGATGTTGCGGGCCGCGCCCAGGAACCGCTTGGGCGGGTAGAGCGCCGACGCGTCGAGACCGCCGGAGAGCGTACGGCCCCGGCCCGGCGCCATCAGGTTGTAGGCGCGCCCGAGCCGGGTGATCGAGTCGAGCAGCACGACGACGTCCTGACCCTGCTCGACGAGGCGTTTGGCCCGCTCGATGGCCAGCTCGGCCAGGGCCGCGTGCTCGTGCGGCGGGCGGTCGAACGTGGCCGCGACGACCTCGCCCCTGACCGTACGGGTGAAGTCGGTGACTTCTTCCGGCCGTTCGTCGACGAGCAGGACCATCAGGTGCACCTCGGGGTTGTTGTGCGCGATGGCGTTGGCGATCTGCTTGAGGATCGTGGTCTTGCCCGCCTTGGGCGGGGCCACGATCAGCGCCCGTTGCCCCTTGCCGATGGGCATGGCCAGGTCGATGACGCGGGTGGTGAGCAGCGCGGGGCCGGTTTCGAGGCGCAGCCGTTCCTGGGGGTAGAGCGCGGTGAGGTCGTAGAAGCCGGG from the Paractinoplanes abujensis genome contains:
- a CDS encoding serine hydrolase yields the protein MNVIDQVVTATPGVRWSISIPQLGEHEPARRLRTASIGKLLLLIETARLIDGGELDPGEPLAKDPAVAVADSGLWQHLTVGALPVADLAVLIAAVSDNYATNVLLARIGLDAVAALADRLGLRETRLLDRVRNKRDPADPPTLSTGCAGELAGLMGHLARGTLLTPGVSARMDAWMATSADLSMVASGFDADPLAHTSSVRNKTGTDDGIRADVGYAGQQPWAVLAEFDPPDLAAVMSGMRRIGSALS
- a CDS encoding adenylyl cyclase, whose translation is MTKTAGRRHLRRILAVGLTAVTVSALTGAPAAAAPAAAAAAAPNFGTNVTIFDPSMPVAEIQAKLDAAHAQQVDAEMGTNRYAFLFKPGTYGTDAQPLQIKVGYYTEVSGLGASPNDVVINGKVEVYNRCLTENGTANCLALVNFWRTLSNLSIKVNGTGQDGCRAGANFWAVSQAVSLRRLNVDGGFTLMDYCTAGPQYASGGFIADSQFGNVTNGSQQQWLTRNSKVGNWSNAVWNQVFAGVEGAPSDATFPDPPYTTLEKTPLSREKPFLFVDAKGKYNVRVPSAHRNTSGVSWDEDLTSGRTIPLSDFFVAKPSDPEWLINAQLLLGKNLLFTPGVYNIDQTIHVLRPNQVVLGIGHATLTAVNGVTPIKVADVPGVIIAGVTIDAGTKESKNLLQVGNKNGLKISSPSNPTTLSDVYFRVGGPHIGKVDTALEINSDNVLIDHTWVWRGDHGVEGFTEGVNGDTQRWRTNTGRYGAVINGDNVTATGLFVEHFQKYNTVWNGEKGTTVLYQNELPYDPPTQADWMNGKVKGYAGYKVGDKVKNHSLYGAGVYVFNQNNPSIVTENGFEVPNRPGVKLHHIMTVNLSAGVINHVVNGVGEAADMTKVGSPVFVTDYPAS
- a CDS encoding RNA polymerase sigma factor produces the protein MSTLQPDREARFRALYADAYADVLAFAQRRGDPSQAEDVTAETFLVVWRRFADVPRRPGDARAWIFGIARHCLLNARRGQGRQDALAVRIAAAPAEVGREPSAGLVDLAAAWRRLSPAEQETLALTVFEDLTSAQAARVLGVSAASYRIRLMRARRALRGHLAPSTFPAELMEAQS
- the rho gene encoding transcription termination factor Rho → MATSSLVDAHAMPRHLSLWSTTMTEISEISVDALLDIVDDRAWLRLDGYLPGPKDIPVAMQEVRRLGLRRGDRVTGLAKVNGRKPATLRLDQPIGRRPGFYDLTALYPQERLRLETGPALLTTRVIDLAMPIGKGQRALIVAPPKAGKTTILKQIANAIAHNNPEVHLMVLLVDERPEEVTDFTRTVRGEVVAATFDRPPHEHAALAELAIERAKRLVEQGQDVVVLLDSITRLGRAYNLMAPGRGRTLSGGLDASALYPPKRFLGAARNIDGGGSLTIIATALVENGSAMDNLIFEEFKSTGNAELKLDRGLAEGRIFPAIDLSSTGTRHDETLLSPAELAIVTQVRRVLGTPDAMRQLLDQLRGTASNHDFLRRVAHSLAA